In a single window of the Thermodesulfobacteriota bacterium genome:
- a CDS encoding YcxB family protein → MIVEGTISEASFVSLSRRLFYRRPAVLLLHMAVMGVGLYWTSRPALEGTAALGWLPLLILVVLFLFVSRRARDQYRRNRTLQARVRYEIREEGLALQTPEARGLLPWKDIARIEETPGHVVVYGTRRQAFVLGKDWFASAGDRDAFVSGVEAAVKASVAAE, encoded by the coding sequence ATGATCGTGGAAGGGACGATCTCCGAAGCTTCCTTCGTCAGCCTGAGCCGCCGCCTCTTCTATCGAAGGCCGGCAGTCCTGCTCCTGCACATGGCGGTCATGGGCGTGGGGCTCTACTGGACCAGCCGGCCGGCCTTGGAAGGCACGGCGGCCCTGGGGTGGCTGCCCCTCCTCATCCTGGTGGTTCTCTTCCTCTTCGTGTCTCGCCGAGCTCGGGACCAGTACCGGCGAAACCGCACCCTCCAGGCCCGGGTGCGTTACGAGATCCGGGAAGAGGGCCTCGCGCTCCAGACCCCCGAGGCCCGGGGGCTCCTGCCCTGGAAGGACATCGCGCGGATCGAGGAGACCCCGGGTCATGTGGTGGTCTACGGCACCCGCCGCCAGGCGTTTGTCCTCGGGAAGGACTGGTTCGCCAGCGCCGGGGACCGCGACGCCTTCGTCTCGGGCGTGGAGGCGGCTGTCAAGGCATCGGTCGCCGCCGAGTAA